From Musa acuminata AAA Group cultivar baxijiao chromosome BXJ3-8, Cavendish_Baxijiao_AAA, whole genome shotgun sequence, one genomic window encodes:
- the LOC135644160 gene encoding NDR1/HIN1-like protein 13, protein MAEQALSCTPPRPTSTAVTLHDPPPAEANKSDKETTLQIGTYVVQVPKDQIYRVPPPENAHLAEQYRNRDKNERRSPCLGCLKWILGAVLLVLLLAIVITGVILVTVRPGSPTFTVQRLSVNSSPHTTTKGSHPKPECDFTMRVRNPSKGMGFSYEAGGKTVVLHKGAHIAAGTTPALVQGPKNTTTFRLVLHGSNMLLTKVIDMSLKGSKDVIPLELAAEFTVKPRVGVVELGATSMYVTCDVRVRRLVKEARILSQECKTNLQQ, encoded by the coding sequence ATGGCGGAGCAGGCGCTGTCCTGCACACCGCCTCGGCCAACATCTACCGCCGTTACTCTCCATGACCCTCCTCCTGCCGAAGCGAACAAGTCCGATAAGGAGACCACGCTCCAGATCGGAACCTACGTCGTTCAAGTCCCCAAGGACCAGATCTACCGCGTCCCGCCGCCGGAGAATGCCCACTTGGCCGAGCAGTACCGCAACAGGGACAAAAACGAGCGGCGAAGCCCGTGCCTCGGCTGCTTGAAATGGATCCTCGGCGCCGTCCTCCTCGTCCTTCTCCTCGCCATAGTGATTACCGGCGTGATCTTGGTCACCGTGAGGCCTGGAAGTCCCACGTTCACGGTCCAACGCCTCTCCGTGAACAGCTCGCCGCACACCACCACCAAAGGATCTCACCCGAAGCCGGAGTGCGATTTCACCATGCGTGTTCGAAATCCAAGTAAGGGGATGGGGTTCTCCTACGAGGCCGGTGGAAAGACCGTCGTCCTCCATAAAGGTGCCCACATTGCAGCTGGAACGACGCCGGCGCTCGTCCAAGGGCCCAAGAACACGACCACCTTTCGACTGGTTCTTCATGGCTCCAACATGTTGCTTACGAAAGTGATCGACATGAGTCTAAAGGGATCCAAGGACGTCATTCCGCTCGAGCTAGCAGCTGAGTTCACGGTGAAGCCTAGGGTCGGAGTGGTGGAACTGGGGGCGACGAGCATGTACGTAACCTGTGATGTTCGAGTAAGAAGACTAGTGAAAGAGGCACGTATATTGTCCCAAGAGTGTAAGACCAACCTTCAACAATGA